The following is a genomic window from Citrifermentans bemidjiense Bem.
AGCGCCACAACCTGCTGCACCAGGTCCCGGTGCGCCCTGACGTGGGCCTCTTCCTCGGGATAGCCGCTCTTGCGGAAGGCCTCTTCCTCGGCGGCGAAGTGGCTGCCGGTGTATTCGATCAGGCGGTTCAAGACCGAGCCGATCGCTTCCTTGCTCCGCTTGTGCTGCATGGCCTGGTTCAGTTCGTTCACCATGGCGAAGAGCTTCTTGTGCTGATCGTCGAACGTGCCGATGTTGGTGGCGAAACTCTGGTCCCAGACCATGGCGTCGGAGAGCTGGAAGTGCGACACCAATTGGTGCAGTTCGTCCACCTGCTGGACCAGCTTGCCGGTGGCGGCCCTGGTGTCGCGGGCGCTTTCCACGTTGCTGTTGACCACGCTGGTAATCATCTGGATGTTGCTGGTGATCTCGTGGGTGGTAGCCGTCTGCTCCTCCGCCGCGGTGGCGATCTGGGAGAGCTGCATGGTCAGGTCGTTGATCATCTTGAGGATGCCGTTCAGCGCCTCGCCGGAGCGGCAGGTTTCGGCGGTTCCCTGGTTCACCTGCTCGACCCCTTCTCCCATGGAGCCGACGGCGGCTCTGGTCTCGGTCTGGATCGACTTGATCATGGCGTCGATCTCCTTGGTGGCGCGGGTGGTCCGCTCCGCCAGGGCGCGCACTTCGTCGGCGACGACGGCGAAGCCGCGGCCGGTCTCGCCGGCGCGGGCGGCCTCGATGGCCGCGTTCAGGGCCAAAAGGTTCGTCTGGTCGGCGATGTCCTCGATGGTCCCGGCTATGGCGCCGATCTGGTCGGAACGCTCGCCCAACCCTGCGACGGAACTGGAGGTGGCCATGACGCGCTGGGCGATGTTCTCCATGAGCCTTGCGCTGTTGCTGACGATCTCGGCGCCGGAGGTGGTCTCCTCGGTGGCCCTGTGGGCGTTCTCGGCGGCGTAGAGGCAGTTGCGCGCAATGTCGCCGGAGGTGGCGGACATTTCTTCACTGGCGGTAGCTATGGTGGAGGCCTGCAGCGCGACGTCCTCGGCCGCGGCAGCCATGGCGTCGTTCGTCGCGCTCACCAGGGCGACGGAATCGCGTACCAGATCGGTGACGGTGAAGAACTGGTGCATGGTCTTGTTCCAGTCGCCCATCATGGTGTTGAATGCGGACCCTATGCGTCCTATCTCGCCGTTGCCGGCGGCGGTCACCCGGTAGGAAAGGTTGCCCGCCGCGGCGCTTTCCAGCGCGATGGCCATTTCCTCCAGCGCCTTGGTTTCCCCACGTGACGACAGGCCGCAGGCTACGGCGCATAGGAGGATTATCACGGCGCCGACGGCGAACAGACCAACCCCGCTGCCGAAGGCAACGGCAGCGCCAATCGTGGCTGCGACAGCAATGAAGTTGATCGTTAAGACGCGAGAGAATAAGGACATACGATCTCCTGTAGATCTTGGCATTTAAGATTCACAGTCGTTTATCGTCTCGCGTAATTTAAAACTTGAGCAATTAGTGAAACTATATGGAGAAAACCGGAGAGGATTACGGATGGGAGGGGCAACCCGCCCCGCGACTGTCGAGGGCCGCGGGGCGTGCGCTGGAATCTTGGGCCGTTGCCGGCTGTTACCGGGAGCTGTCTACGTTGTGTGCGACCGTACTGCGGTTGGTCCCTGCTTGGCTGTCCTGTGGGCTTGTGCGGATTTCATTTGTATCCTGCTTCAGTTGGACCTGTTCCGAATGCTCGGCCTGCATCACCAATCCACAGGAGAGGATGATTGCAGCCATGACCAATTTACCGCGGTAATTCTTCATGCCGGCCTCCTTGTCGCCGAAAGGGCGGGGTCGCCGCCCACAGGCTAGATTGCCATATGAGGAATGAGATTGGGACAGTCTAATGTATATGATTATTAAGTCAAGCTTAATAATTTGGCCGGCACATCTTCCCTCTTTCGACGGAGCAAACCCGTAGCTATGCTCCCAGCGCAGGTCTGCATTTTTTGCTCCTGCAATGGACATGCTGCAACTTTCCATTACAATGAGCACTTGTCTTTTAATGATCTTGGCAAGGCGGGATGACACATGGGTTTCATAAGGCGGTGGGGAGCGTGGGTGCCGGTTTTGGTGCTGCTTTTTTGGGGCACCGCAGCGGCGCATGTGGAAGGGCCCCAGCCGCTTAGCTCCTTTTCCTCCGCCGGCGCCAATGCCCAACCGCTCGGGCTCACCGAGAGGCTGGGCGGCCGTATACCTCTCGATTTGACCTTCCGGGACGAGACGGGGCGCGAACGGCGCCTGTCGGAACTCATCACCGGGCCAACCATCATCCTTCCCGTCTATTATTCATGCACCAACGTTTGCAACTATATGCAGGAAGGTTTGGCCAGGGTGCTCCCGGAGATCAAGCTGGTCCCGGGAAAGGACTACCGGGTCCTGTCGTTGAGCTTCGACGAGCGCGAGACGCCGGAGCGGGCGGCACGCTCCAAGCGGATGTACGAGACGGTGATGCGCGGGAAATTCCCCGCCGGCAACTGGACCTTCCTGACCGGCGACGCGGCGAGCATCCACAAGCTCACCGATGCGGCCGGATTCCAGTTCCGGCGCCAGGGGAACGATTTCGTGCATCCAGTGGCGAGCTTCGTGGTGGCTGGCGACGGCATGATCGTCCGTTACCTCTACGGCACCCAATTCCTGGCCAAGGACGTCACCCTTGCCCTGATCGAGGCTCGCCAGGGGAGGGTCGGCGCCACCATCAGCAAGATGGTGAGTTACTGCTTCAGCTTCGATCCCAAGAGCAAAAGCTACGAATTCAACCTGTTGCGGGTGAGCGCCACGGTGATCATCGCCTGCGTGCTCGCATTCGCCGTCTTCCTCGTTTTCGGAGGCAAAAAACCGCCGGCGGGTAAAGGGCAGTAAAGGGAATAACAGCGACAAGATCACTGGCGCCTGTGACAGGGTGCCGGTTCGTTCGGAGGGAAAATGAGTCAAGATACGGCAATGGCGCAGGGCGGTTTCTGGCGGGATACCAGGAGGAGCGGGATAGGCTCCTGGATCTTCTCAACCGACCACAAGCGGATAGGGATGATGTACCTCTACTGCGTACTGAGCTTCTTCCTGGTCGGGGTCGTCCTCGGGTTCCTGATCCGGCTGGAGCTGATCGCGCCCGGCCCGACCATCGTCACCGCCCAGACCTACAACGCCCTCTTTACGGTGCACGGGGTGGTGATGATCTTTCTCTTCATCATCCCGGGGATACCGGCCTCCTTCGGCAACCTGGTGCTCCCCATCCAGTTGGGCGCCCGCGACGTCGCCTTTCCCAGGGTGAATCTTTTATCCTGGTGGCTCTACGCCATCGGCGCCGTCATCGTGCTGGTTTCCCTCTTCACAGGCGGAGGCGCGCCCGACACCGGGTGGACCTTCTACGTCCCCTTCAGCGCCAGGACCAGCACCAACGTCTCCCTGGCTGTCTTCGGCGTATTCGTCCTCGGCTTTTCCTCCATCCTCACCGGGATCAACTTCATCACCACCATCCACCGCATGCGCGCACCGGGGATGACCTGGACCCGGATCCCGCTATTCACCTGGAGCCTATACGCGACAGCCTGGGTGCAGGTGCTCGCCACCCCGATCATCGCCATCACGCTCCTATTGGTGGTGACCGAGCGGATCCTGGGCCTCGGGCTTTTCGACCCCAACCGCGGCGGGGACCCGGTAATGTACCAGCACATGTTCTGGATCTACTCGCACCCCGCCGTGTACATCATGATCCTGCCGGGCATGGGGGTGATCTCGGACATCATCCCGGTCTTCTCCAGAAAGCCCATCTTCGGCTACAAGATGATCGCCTTTTCCAGCCTCGCCATCGCCGCGGCCGGCTCCGCCGTCTGGGGGCACCACATGTACACCTCGGGGATGAGCGACCTGGGCGTACTAGTCTTCTCGTTCCTGACCTTCATCGTGGCGATCCCCTCGGCCATCAAGGTGTTCAACTGGGTCTCCACCATGTACAAGGGCTCCATCTCGCTTGAGGCCCCCATGCTCTTCGCGCTCTCCTTCATCCTGCTTTTCTCCATCGGCGGCTTGTCCGGGCTGATCCTCGGCGCCGCCGCCACCGACATCCACGTGCACGACACCCATTTCGTGGTCGGGCATTTCCGCTACGTCATGTTCGGCGGCACCGGTTTCGCCTTCTTCGCGGCGGCGCATTACTGGCTCCCCAAATACTACGGGCGCAGATATAAGGAAAAGCCCGCCATCGTCGGCTGGATCCTCATGTTCGTAGGCTTCAACGTCATGTACTTCACCATGCAGGTGCTGGGGATGGAGGGGATGCCCAGGCGTTATTACGACTACCTCCCGGAATTCACCCGGCTGAACGTCGTCGCCACCGTCGGGAGCTGGATCCTGGTGGCCGGAATCGTCATAGTGGTCTGGAACCTCTGGCGCGGCCTGTTCAGGGGCGAGCCGTTCACCGGCAACCCCTGGGGAGGCGCGACGCTTGAGTGGAGCATCGCGACGCCTCCTCCCACCGAAAATTTTGATGAGGACCCGGTGGTGACCCACGGGCCGTACGAGTTCAAGGGGGCAGGCATTCCATGAGTCATGCGGAAAAGGACAGTTTTGGTGCAAAGCTCGGCATGTGGTTGTTCCTGTTCACAGAGATGCTTCTCTTTGGCGGGGTCTTCATCCTCTACTCGGTCTACCTGACCCGGTACCCGAAGGAGTTCGGCCTGGGGGGGCACCAGCTGGACCTGGTCTTTGGCGCGACCAACACGGTGGTGCTTCTGACCAGCTCACTCTTCGCCGCCATGTCGGTCACCGCCATCAAGCGGGGGGCGAAGCAGCTCACCTTGGGGCTTCTCTCCGGCACCATCGGCTGCGCGCTCATCTTCTTGTTCATCAAGTACCTGGAGTGGAGCGCCAAATTCCATCACGGCATCTATCCGAACTCCCCCAAGCTGATCGCGGGGCCGCCGGGAGAATCGATCTTCTTCAGCCTGTACTACCTCACCACCGGGCTGCACGGGATCCATGTCATCATCGGCGGGATCCTGATGACCTGGACAGCAGTCATGGTGCAAAAGGGAATGCTCAACAGCGCTGACAACGTCACCCTGGAAAACGTGACACTGTACTGGCATCTGGTTGACTTGGTCTGGATCTTCATCTTCCCGCTCTACTACTTGATTCTTTAGAAACAGATAAAGATTGAGATTGAGACAAACCTAAAAGCAACAGCGTAAAACGGAAGCAGTAATACTGGGTTTACTTAATCTTAATCTCAATCTTAATCTAGATTTTGGGAGACAACGTGGAACATACGGAACATATCCTGAGTTACGGGAAGCTGACAGCGGTCTGGGTGGCGCTGCTGGTCCTTACCGCCGCCACTATCATGGTCACACGGTTCGAGCTGGGGGTCTGGAAGGTCTGGGCGGCGCTCGCCATCGCCAGCGTCAAGTCCGGCCTGGTGATCGCCTTCTTCATGCACATGAAGTACGAGCCGCGGCTATTCCGCATCATCCTGTTCGTGGCCCTCTTCACCCTGGCCGGATTCATCGGGGGCACCTTTTTCGACGTACTCTACCGTTAGAGGGGCATCGTGGAAAATCAGCTAATTACATCGACGCAACAAGCCGTAGACCCGGTATTCACCTTCCTCTTTGGCGCCTGCCTGGTGCTGCTTTTGGGGATCACCGCGACCATGGTTTATTTCGTGGTCCGCTACCGCCGCTCCAAGAACCCGGAGCCGACCTCGCAGGTCTCGGGGAGTCCGCTTCTGGAGGTGGTCTGGACCGTCCTCCCCACCATCCTGGTGATGGGGATGTTCTACTACGGCTGGACTAGCTATCTGTCGCTCAGGACGGTGCCGAAAAACGCGATGCAGGTTAAGGCCGAGGCGAGGATGTGGTCCTGGAACTTCGTCTACGACAACGGCAAGCAAAGCGGCAAGCTCTACGTCCCGGTAGGGAGGGCGGTACAGGTGAACCTTGAGTCGAAGGACGTGGTGCACGGCTTCTACGTCCCCGCCTTCAAGATCAAGCGGGACGTGGTCCCGGGTATGAAGAACCACGTCTGGTTCGTGGCGACGAGCCCAGGCACCTACGACCTCTTCTGTTCGCAGTACTGCGGCACCGGCCACTCCGCCATGATCACCACGGTCGAAGCCCTCCCCCCGGCGCAGTTTGCCGCCTGGCTGCAGCAGACAGCCGCAGGGGGCGCGGCTCAGGGACAGGCGCTTTTGGAAAAATACGGCTGCCTCGGCTGCCACTCGCTGGACGGTACCAGGAAAGTCGGGCCCACCTTCAAGGGGCTCTACGGAAGCCAGGTCAAGGTCGAAAGGGAAAAGAAAGAGGAAACGGTCACAGCTGATGACGTCTACCTGCGCGAATCCATACTCAATCCCGCGGCCGCCATCGTGGACGACTACCCCGCGGTGATGCCCCCCTCCACCATGCCTGAGGCGGATTTGAAGGCGGTGATCGAGTACCTGAAGGGGTTGAAGTGAGAATACTGGCGCGACTTTTTCGGCTGCCGCTAGCGCTCATGAACGGGGCCGCTGCGGCGGCGGGTTACCTGCTCTTCCCCTCTCCGGCCCAGCGCCCTACCCTCTTGGCCGTCTTCCTGGGTGTGGCGCTTTTGGCCGCGGCAGGCTCCGCGCTGAACCAGGTCATGGAGCGGGACCTCGATGCGCTTATGCGGCGCACCTGCGACCGCCCTCTTCCCACCGGAAAACTCACACCGGCCGCCGCCCTCCTGGCGGGACTCGCTGCGCTTTCGGCAGGCGCCGCCCTTCTTTCCCTCGTGGCCGGTACGGTTCCGGCCGCCGTCTCTCTTTTCACCCTCCTCTGGTACCTGGCGCTGTACACCCCCCTGAAGCGGGTCAGTTCGCTGGCGCTTCTGGTCGGAGGGTTGTGCGGGTGCGGCGCGCCGCTGGTCGGGTGGAGCGCCGCCGGCGGGGGAATCGGGGAGTTTCCGGTCATCCTGCTGGCCGGGGTCATTTACCTCTGGCAGGTGCCGCATTTCTGGCAGTTGCAGCGAAAACATGCCGACGACTATCGGCGCGCAGGTTTCCCCGTCTTCACGCCTCCCGCCGGCGCCGACGGTTGCGCGCCGCTTTGCCGGCTCTGGATGGCGGCCATGGTCGCCGGGACCTTGATGCTTCCGCTCTTCGGCGTCGTCCGGGCCACGCCCCTTATCTGCACCATACTGCTGCCGGTACCCCTCCTGTTCTGGTCCAGGAAGCGTTGGGAACCCTTCGCCGGTTTGGTGCTTCATTGCTACCCGCTACTGGTCACCCTTGCTATATTCGGTGCTAAATGACAGGAGGAGCCTTAAGATGGCCGACAAGATAAAATGCGAGACCCCGCTGAAACACAAGGATCACATGTGCAAGCTGAAAAAAGACGGCAGGACCGAGGAACTGGAGAAGTTCCAGGAAAACCCCATCGTCTTCTGCAACAAGTGCAAGATGCAGGCGAACGACCCCTGCCGGCTCTGTAACCCCAGGACGATCAAGGGCGCGCACAACTAACTTAATCTCGTTCCCAAGGTCCACCTTGGGAACGCAGGGCCCTGCCGAAGCTCCAGCTTTCCCGGATGCAAAGCTGGAGCTTTGCGCCGCATTGGGTTCCCAAGCTGGAGATTGGGAACCAGGGACTAAAAAAGCCCCCTCTTTTTCCCATCGGTTTCCGGGAGGAGGGGGCTTTCTGTTCGGCTCGGTAGACACCCGCTGAGGTCAGCCGATGACCCCCACGGACTTCCCGATCCGGGTGAAGATGTCCAGCCCAAGGTCGAGATCTTCACGGGAGTGGGAGGCGCTGATCATGACCCTGATGCGCGCCTTCCCTTGCGGGACGGTCGGGTAGCCGATCGGCATGGCGAAGATTCCGGGGTCGGAATCGAAGAGCATGCGCGAAAAATTTTGGGCGAGCGTCGCGTCCCCGATCATCACCGGCGTGATTGGAGTGACGCTGGCGCCGATGTCGAACCCAGCTCCCCGCATCCCCTCCTTGAAGTAGCGCGTGTTTTCCCAGAGCCGCTCTACCAGCTCGGTCCCCTCCTCCAACAGGTCGACCGCAGCGAGGCACGCCGCCGTGTCGGCGGCGGTTACCGCGCTCGAAAAGAGGAAAGGGCGCGCCTTCTGCCGGATCCACTCGATGACCGTGCTGCTCCCGGCAATGACCCCGCCCATGACGCCGAAGGCCTTGGAGAGGGTCCCTATCTCCAGGTCGAACTTCCCGTTCAGCTGGAAGTGGTCCACGATGCCGCGCCCGCCGCGCCCAAGGACCCCCTCGCCGTGGGCGTCGTCCACCATGGTGATGATGCCGTGGCGCTCGCAGAGCTCGAAGAGCCGGTCCAAGGGGGCTATGTCGCCGTCCATGGAAAAGACCCCGTCGGTGATCAAAAGGGCCCGCCGGTACTCCCCCAGGTTCTCCTTGATGGCACGTTCGCAATCCTCTACGTCGCAGTGCTCGTACACCACGACCCGGGCGGAGGAAAGCCTGCAGCCGTCGATGATGCTGGCGTGGTTCAGCCGGTCGGTGAAGATGACGTCCCCCTTCCCCACCATGGAGGGGATGGCCGCCTGGTTGGCGCAAAACCCGGACTGGACGTAGAGGGCGTCCTCGACCCCCTTGAAGGCGGCCAGCCGCTCCTCCAGCAACCGGTGCAACTCCAGGGTCCCGGCGATGCTTCTGACCGCCGCCGGCCCCACTCCCCAGATCTGTACCGCGGCCCGGGCCGCCTCCTTGAGCCGCGGGTGGTTGGCGAGCCCCAGGTAGTTGTTGGTGCAGAAATTGAGCACCTTCTTGCCGTCGACCACCATCCAGGGGCCGCAGGCCGAACCGATGGTGCGGATATGCGTCTTCAGCCCCTGCTGTTTCAGGGCCTCCATTTCCTCATTGATCCACTCGAACTTCTCGGACATCCTTTGCCTCCTGGCGTGATTTTCACTCCTCGACCCAGTTGAGCATCACCTTCCCGGCGTTGCCGGTGCTCATCACCCGGAACGCCTCTTCGAACTCCGTGTAGTGCATCCGGTGCGTGATGACCGGCGTGAGATCCAGCCCGATCTTGATCAGGGACTGCATCAGGTACCAGGTCTCGTACATCTCCCGGCCGTAGATCCCTTTGATGGTCAGCATGTTGAAGATCACCTGGTTCCAATCGACGGCGAGATCCCCCGAGGGAAGCCCCAGCATGGCGATCTTGCCGCCGTGGCACATGTTGGCCAGCATCTCCTTGAAGGCGTCGCCGTTTCCGGACATCTCCAGCCCCACGTCGAATCCCTCCTTCATCCCCAACTGCTGCCGCACCTGTGCCAAGGTCCCTTCCCTGACGTTGAGGGCCACCGTCGCCCCCATCTTCTTCGCCAAGTCGAGACGGTACTGGTTCAGGTCCGTTACCACGATGTAGCGCGCCCCGGCATGGCGGGCAATGGCCGTCGCCATGATGCCGATGGGGCCGGCGCCGGTGATGAGCACGTCCTCCCCCAGGATGGGAAAGGCCAGGGTGGTGTGGGTCGCGTTGCCGAAGGGATCGAAGATCCCGAGGATTTCCATGGGTATGGTGGGGTCGGCGTGCCAGACGTTGGTGACCGGGATGCAGATGTACTCGGCGAAAGCGCCAGCGCGGTTGACCCCTACCCCGTTGGTGTCCTTGCAGAGGTGGCGCCTGCCGGCCAGGCAGTTGCGGCATCTGCCGCAGACGATGTGCCCCTCGCCGGAGACGATGTCCCCGATGTTCAGGTCGGCGACGTTGCTGCCCATGGCGGCCACCCGCCCCACGAATTCGTGGCCTACCACCATGGGGACCGGAATGGTTTTACGGGCCCAGTCGTTCCAGTCCCAGATGTGCAGATCGGTGCCGCAGACCGCGGTCTTGTGGACCTTGATCAGCACGTCGTTGATCCCTACCTCCGGGACCGGGACTTCGTCGAGCCACAGCCCGGGCTTAGGGTATTTTTTAACCAGCGCCTGCATGGTCTTCTGCATGTCCTGCTCCTCTAATGTGGGTGACGTAACTTTACGTTAATGTTATCAGGGGAACGGGTCATGTAAAGGAAGGAAACGCCGCAAGGCAAGGATGGGTGCGGCATTGCGGATGTGCTATGATAACGGTATCCACTGCAAAAATAAAGGAGATTCCAATGAGCGAGCATAAAGAGTGTCCGAAGCCGGCAGAGCATAAGGCGCACATGTGCCAGTTGAAGCGCGAGGGGAGGATCGAGGAGATCGATCTGCATTCGTCAAAACCGAAGTTCATCTGCAACAGGTGCCAGGCGAAGGCCGACGAGGAAGGTTACCTCTGCACCCCCCGGCCGCTGTAACTGATAAGGGGGACAACTGATAAGGGGGACAGGCTACTTTTTTATTGGAAAAAGTAGCCTGTCCCCTTTTCCGTCCGTATTGCGCATTTCGTTGTCAATTGTTCATTGTCAACTGCCGTTAAGTGCTGTTAAGTTGACTCCTTGCATCATTAATAACTAAAGGAATTGTCCGGTTTACCGATAATTCGAGAACCAGCCTCAAAAGGTCCGCACACTTTCCAGGATAGGTTCCTGAGGTAGAAATGCTTGCTGTTCCCCGTAAAATCAGCGCGGCTTTGATCTTCCTGCTGGTGTTGTTTGGGCTGCTTTTTATCGGCGACTCGCAGCTGCAGGCGGCTTCCAGGCCGCACGTCCTGGTGCTCAATTCCTACAATGACGGTTATGAATGGTCCGACGACGAGATGCGCGGGTTGCGGGAGACCCTGACCCGCAGGCTCCCCCAAATGGAGTTCTTGATCGAGCACCTCGACACCAAGAAATTCCCCGCCAAAAAGCACTTCCCCCAGCTGGCCGACCTCCTTGCGGCGAAATACAGCGCCAGCCGTTTCCAGGTGGTGATCGCGATGGACAACGCGGCTTTCGAGTTCGCCCTGCGCTACCGTGACCGCCTCTTCCCGGGGACGCCGCTGGTTTTTTGCGGCATCAACGACTACAACCCGCGGATGATAGCGGGTCGCAAGAACCTGACTGGCGTCGCCGAACACCATGACATGGTCGGCACGCTGGAGACGGCGCTCTCCCTGCATCCCGGAACCCGGCAGGTGATGGTGGTCCACGACTATACCGACACCGGGCTCGCCATGGCGCATGAACTTTCCCAACACCATGTGCAGTTCCCGGGGGTCCGTCTACGCTTCCTCCCGAACCTCCCGCTCGAGATCGCGGTGCAGCAGTTGAAAGCGCTGCGTCCGGACACCCTTGTGCTGCTCCTTTCCTACTCGGTGGAGAAAGGGGGACGCTCCTTCACCCAAGGCCAGGTAGCCCAAATGGTGTCATCCGCAAGCCCCGTCCCCGTTTATGCCGTGCACGCCGCCCAGCTGGGAAAAGGCGTGGTCGGCGGGCGCATGATGGAGGGGGAGACCCAGGGGAGAAAAGCTGCGGAACTGGCGCTCAGGATCATCGCCGGCGAGAAGGCGCAGAGTATCGCCGTCGTAGACCAGAACCTCTCCGAGGCCATGTTCGACGATGCGGTGATGCGCAGGTTCGGCATAGACCGGGGGAAGATTCCCGCCGGGTCCCGGGCCATCAACAAGCCGGTCGCGGTGTATGCGGTGAACAAGACCGTCTTCTGGCTGGCGCTGGCCGTAGCGGTACTGATGCTGACGGGCCTTTTGACCCTCTACCTGAATAACGAACGGCGCAAGCGGCTGGAAAAAGTGCTGCAGATGTCCGAGGCGAGGTTCCGGCAGCTTTTCGACAACACCGTCGACGCCATCTATATCCACGACTTCGGCTTCAAGATACTGGAGGCGAACCAGTCGGCCTGCGACAAAATGGGGTACAGCCACGAAGAGCTGCTGCACGTAAGCCTTTATGAGATCAATCACCCAAGCCAGAGGGAGAAACTGCCGAAACGGCTTGCCGCTGCGCAAAGGGACGGGCGGGCCCTGTACGAATCGATGCACCAGACCAGGGCGGGGGAGCCGGTCCCGATCGAGGTCTCCAGCCGGGTGATCGAATTCGGCGAGCAACCGGCCATCTTGAGCGTGGTGCGTGACATCTCCCGGCGCAAGCGCATCGAGCGGCGGGAGAACGCGCGGCTGAAAATACTGGAGCAGATGGCCACAGGCTCCAACCTCGAAGAGCTTTTGGGGGACATAGTCCGCTTCGTGGAGCAGGAAAGTCCCGGCGCGCTCTGCTCCGTGCTACTCGTGGACGACTCGGGCACCCACCTGGTCCATGGCGCCGCGCCGGGCCTTCCCGACTTCTACAACCAGGCCGTGAACGGCCTCAGGATCGAACAGGGCATGGGCTCTTGCGGCACCGCCGCCTTCACCAAACAGCGCGTGGTGGTCGAGGACATCGAGACCCATCCTTACTGGACGAATTTCAGGCTGGCGCTGGACGCCGGCCTGCGCGCCTGCTGGTCCGAGCCGGTCCTCTCTCGCGAGGCGGAGGTTTTAGGGACCTTCGCCGTCTATTACCGGAGCTGCCGCAGCCCCAGGGAGGAGGAACTTGCCCTGATCGAATCGGCGGCCCACATGGCAAGCATCGCCATCGGCAAGATGCGCAGCGAGGAGAGCCGCCAAAAGCTAGAGGAGCAGATGCGCCAGATGCAGAAGATCGAGGCGATCGGGCAGCTGGCGGGGGGGCTTGCGCACGACTTCAACAACCTGCTCACGCCCATCTTCGTCTATGCCGACATCGCCAAGCGGAGCTTTGCCCACGACGACCCCAACTGGAAGAAGCTCGACGGCATCCTCGTCTCGGCCCACAAGGCGGCGGACCTCACCAAGAAGCTCCTCTCCTTCGG
Proteins encoded in this region:
- the tdh gene encoding L-threonine 3-dehydrogenase; the protein is MQKTMQALVKKYPKPGLWLDEVPVPEVGINDVLIKVHKTAVCGTDLHIWDWNDWARKTIPVPMVVGHEFVGRVAAMGSNVADLNIGDIVSGEGHIVCGRCRNCLAGRRHLCKDTNGVGVNRAGAFAEYICIPVTNVWHADPTIPMEILGIFDPFGNATHTTLAFPILGEDVLITGAGPIGIMATAIARHAGARYIVVTDLNQYRLDLAKKMGATVALNVREGTLAQVRQQLGMKEGFDVGLEMSGNGDAFKEMLANMCHGGKIAMLGLPSGDLAVDWNQVIFNMLTIKGIYGREMYETWYLMQSLIKIGLDLTPVITHRMHYTEFEEAFRVMSTGNAGKVMLNWVEE
- a CDS encoding PAS domain S-box protein — its product is MLAVPRKISAALIFLLVLFGLLFIGDSQLQAASRPHVLVLNSYNDGYEWSDDEMRGLRETLTRRLPQMEFLIEHLDTKKFPAKKHFPQLADLLAAKYSASRFQVVIAMDNAAFEFALRYRDRLFPGTPLVFCGINDYNPRMIAGRKNLTGVAEHHDMVGTLETALSLHPGTRQVMVVHDYTDTGLAMAHELSQHHVQFPGVRLRFLPNLPLEIAVQQLKALRPDTLVLLLSYSVEKGGRSFTQGQVAQMVSSASPVPVYAVHAAQLGKGVVGGRMMEGETQGRKAAELALRIIAGEKAQSIAVVDQNLSEAMFDDAVMRRFGIDRGKIPAGSRAINKPVAVYAVNKTVFWLALAVAVLMLTGLLTLYLNNERRKRLEKVLQMSEARFRQLFDNTVDAIYIHDFGFKILEANQSACDKMGYSHEELLHVSLYEINHPSQREKLPKRLAAAQRDGRALYESMHQTRAGEPVPIEVSSRVIEFGEQPAILSVVRDISRRKRIERRENARLKILEQMATGSNLEELLGDIVRFVEQESPGALCSVLLVDDSGTHLVHGAAPGLPDFYNQAVNGLRIEQGMGSCGTAAFTKQRVVVEDIETHPYWTNFRLALDAGLRACWSEPVLSREAEVLGTFAVYYRSCRSPREEELALIESAAHMASIAIGKMRSEESRQKLEEQMRQMQKIEAIGQLAGGLAHDFNNLLTPIFVYADIAKRSFAHDDPNWKKLDGILVSAHKAADLTKKLLSFGRKQMLTMEVLELNEVIASLLDLMQRTIRANIEIRTNLTDCGARIFADRGQIEQILINFAVNAQDAINGNGSIVIETGNVTIDDEFSRMNPGIKPGPHVLLSFTDNGCGMGEEVLSHIFEPFYTTKPVGQGTGLGLATVYGIVKQHNGWIKVESQVGNGTSFLLYFPRQAAKAKMKQAEPESAAKIEQSDSRATILVVDDNESIREMALELLQASGHHVLTAETPALALELVGERAVSLDLLVTDVVMPEMSGPELYERLALLQPGLPVLYISGYTFDVKVHNPRQHQQVSFLPKPFTSEKFLSVIDKAIS